Proteins encoded together in one Benincasa hispida cultivar B227 chromosome 1, ASM972705v1, whole genome shotgun sequence window:
- the LOC120075005 gene encoding uncharacterized protein LOC120075005 isoform X2, with protein sequence MRRRTDTDDSRPVNNTFQTITAAADAIATVDHRFPRATAVQKRRWGSCWSIYWCFGSLKQRKRIGHAVLVPESSPSSESHENSLQSPDIVLPFAAPPSSPVSFLQSEPPSATQSPTALISFTSLTANMYSPDGPSSIFAIGPFAHETQLVSPPLNFSTLTTEPSTAPFTPPESIHLTTPSSPEVPFAQFLQPTLQKSESDHQYPFPNDDFQSYQFYPGSPVSHLISPRSVISRSGASSPLPDYDFASFGSQFLNFPLEVPPTLLNLDKQSIHNWRQRQSTDSCTQDSIELKSSNDFVLNPQTSESMSDHHATNESQNIQILIDGNQKEEEVPGATNHRFSFELSDGDALLQSVGSKPLDSNEVAVASSPIHEPFETAKENSPVDDDHTSNVTEGKTKAEVEEAHQHQEHHSITLGSVKEFNFDNGNGSDTHKANLNSEWWTNAKDVDTEGTTNGAWSFFPMTQQR encoded by the exons ATGAGACGACGTACGGATACTGATGATTCGAGGCCTGTTAACAATACTTTCCAAACCATTACTGCCGCCGCTGATGCGATCGCCACCGTCGATCATCGTTTTCCTCGGGCTACTGCCGTCCAG AAAAGAAGATGGGGTAGTTGTTGGAGTATTTATTGGTGCTTTGGATCTCTCAAACAGAGGAAAAGAATTGGGCATGCTGTTTTGGTACCGGAATCAAGTCCTTCTTCCGAGTCTCATGAAAATTCATTGCAATCACCAGATATTGTGCTTCCTTTTGCTGCACCTCCCTCTTCCCCTGTGTCCTTCCTTCAATCTGAGCCACCTTCTGCTACACAATCACCTACTGCTTTAATCTCTTTCACCTCTCTTACTGCTAACATGTATTCTCCTGATGGGCCTTCCTCCATTTTTGCCATTGGCCCATTTGCTCATGAAACCCAACTAGTGTCTCCACCTCTGAATTTCTCTACTCTCACTACTGAACCATCAACTGCTCCCTTCACTCCTCCCGAGTCTATCCACTTGACTACACCTTCTTCCCCTGAAGTTCCTTTTGCTCAGTTTCTTCAACCTACACTCCAGAAATCTGAATCTGATCATCAATATCCATTTCCTAATGATGACTTCCAATCTTACCAATTCTATCCAGGTAGTCCGGTCAGTCATCTCATATCACCACGATCAGTTATTTCTCGTTCTGGGGCTTCGTCGCCTTTGCCTGACTATGATTTTGCCTCCTTTGGTTCTCAATTTTTGAATTTCCCATTAGAAGTTCCACCTACCTTGTTGAACCTTGACAAACAGTCCATTCATAACTGGCGACAACGACAAAGTACCGATTCTTGCACTCAAGATTCTATAGAATTAAAATCGAGTAATGACTTTGTTTTGAATCCCCAAACTTCAGAATCTATGTCGGATCACCACGCAACGAATGAATCTCAAAATATCCAAATTCTCATTGATGGAAACCAAAAGGAGGAGGAGGTGCCAGGTGCTACTAACCATAGATTCTCATTCGAGTTATCTGATGGAGATGCTTTATTACAAAGCGTAGGAAGTAAGCCACTGGATTCAAATGAAGTTGCAGTTGCATCGTCTCCAATACATGAACCATTTGAAACGGCTAAAGAAAATTCTCCTGTTGATGATGACCATACTTCAAATGTTACAGAAGGAAAGACAAAAGCAGAGGTTGAAGAAGCACATCAGCATCAAGAACATCATTCCATTACTCTTGGGTCTGTGAAGGAATTCAATTTTGATAATGGCAATGGAAGTGATACACATAAGGCAAATCTAAATTCAGAATGGTGGACTAATGCAAAGGATGTTGACACAGAAGGCACGACCAACGGGGCCTGGTCATTCTTTCCAATGACGCAGCAAAGATAA
- the LOC120075005 gene encoding uncharacterized protein LOC120075005 isoform X1 codes for MIRGLLTILSKPLLPPLMRSPPSIIVFLGLLPSSFLFFSLFGYSQKRRWGSCWSIYWCFGSLKQRKRIGHAVLVPESSPSSESHENSLQSPDIVLPFAAPPSSPVSFLQSEPPSATQSPTALISFTSLTANMYSPDGPSSIFAIGPFAHETQLVSPPLNFSTLTTEPSTAPFTPPESIHLTTPSSPEVPFAQFLQPTLQKSESDHQYPFPNDDFQSYQFYPGSPVSHLISPRSVISRSGASSPLPDYDFASFGSQFLNFPLEVPPTLLNLDKQSIHNWRQRQSTDSCTQDSIELKSSNDFVLNPQTSESMSDHHATNESQNIQILIDGNQKEEEVPGATNHRFSFELSDGDALLQSVGSKPLDSNEVAVASSPIHEPFETAKENSPVDDDHTSNVTEGKTKAEVEEAHQHQEHHSITLGSVKEFNFDNGNGSDTHKANLNSEWWTNAKDVDTEGTTNGAWSFFPMTQQR; via the exons ATGATTCGAGGCCTGTTAACAATACTTTCCAAACCATTACTGCCGCCGCTGATGCGATCGCCACCGTCGATCATCGTTTTCCTCGGGCTACTGCCGTCCAG tttcctctttttctctttgtttggTTACTCACAGAAAAGAAGATGGGGTAGTTGTTGGAGTATTTATTGGTGCTTTGGATCTCTCAAACAGAGGAAAAGAATTGGGCATGCTGTTTTGGTACCGGAATCAAGTCCTTCTTCCGAGTCTCATGAAAATTCATTGCAATCACCAGATATTGTGCTTCCTTTTGCTGCACCTCCCTCTTCCCCTGTGTCCTTCCTTCAATCTGAGCCACCTTCTGCTACACAATCACCTACTGCTTTAATCTCTTTCACCTCTCTTACTGCTAACATGTATTCTCCTGATGGGCCTTCCTCCATTTTTGCCATTGGCCCATTTGCTCATGAAACCCAACTAGTGTCTCCACCTCTGAATTTCTCTACTCTCACTACTGAACCATCAACTGCTCCCTTCACTCCTCCCGAGTCTATCCACTTGACTACACCTTCTTCCCCTGAAGTTCCTTTTGCTCAGTTTCTTCAACCTACACTCCAGAAATCTGAATCTGATCATCAATATCCATTTCCTAATGATGACTTCCAATCTTACCAATTCTATCCAGGTAGTCCGGTCAGTCATCTCATATCACCACGATCAGTTATTTCTCGTTCTGGGGCTTCGTCGCCTTTGCCTGACTATGATTTTGCCTCCTTTGGTTCTCAATTTTTGAATTTCCCATTAGAAGTTCCACCTACCTTGTTGAACCTTGACAAACAGTCCATTCATAACTGGCGACAACGACAAAGTACCGATTCTTGCACTCAAGATTCTATAGAATTAAAATCGAGTAATGACTTTGTTTTGAATCCCCAAACTTCAGAATCTATGTCGGATCACCACGCAACGAATGAATCTCAAAATATCCAAATTCTCATTGATGGAAACCAAAAGGAGGAGGAGGTGCCAGGTGCTACTAACCATAGATTCTCATTCGAGTTATCTGATGGAGATGCTTTATTACAAAGCGTAGGAAGTAAGCCACTGGATTCAAATGAAGTTGCAGTTGCATCGTCTCCAATACATGAACCATTTGAAACGGCTAAAGAAAATTCTCCTGTTGATGATGACCATACTTCAAATGTTACAGAAGGAAAGACAAAAGCAGAGGTTGAAGAAGCACATCAGCATCAAGAACATCATTCCATTACTCTTGGGTCTGTGAAGGAATTCAATTTTGATAATGGCAATGGAAGTGATACACATAAGGCAAATCTAAATTCAGAATGGTGGACTAATGCAAAGGATGTTGACACAGAAGGCACGACCAACGGGGCCTGGTCATTCTTTCCAATGACGCAGCAAAGATAA